A single genomic interval of Syntrophaceae bacterium harbors:
- a CDS encoding efflux RND transporter permease subunit, whose translation MSRFFLDRPVFAWVIAIIMMAGGALAIYNLPIAQYPPIAPPSIAVTAYYPGASAETVENSVTQIIEQKMTGFERMLYLTATSDSSGSSRIELVFAPGTDPDLAWAQVQNKLQLAMANLPEVVSNQGVRVSKSTRNYLMFVGLISEDGSMDGNDLRDYAQSNLEKVLSRVPGVGEVEIFGSQYAMRIWLNPDKLTNYGMTIQDVITSLRAYNVEVSAGQFGGAPAVEGQRLNASIIVQSLLKTPEEFASIPLRTNPDGSVVRVRDVGRTELGTETYDVQARFNGMPAAGMAIRQAAGANALQTADNVKAKMEELGHFFPKGMKVVYPYDTTPFVRVAIKEVFKTLFEAIVLVFLVMYLFMGNMRATLIPTIAVPVVILGTFASLGIFGFSINMLTMFAMVLAIGLLVDDAIVVVENVERIMSEEGLSPREATAKSMDQITSALIGIGLVLSAVFGPMAFFPGSTGVIYRQFSVTVITAMLLSVLVALILTPVLCATLLKPVPKGHEPAENAVWFLRPFFLRFDRAFFQTRDLYMRMVRRSITNKLRYLAVFVLIVGAMGILFMRMPTAYLPDEDQGILTVQALLPANSTLEQTDAVLRRVRDYFLENEKDAVEAVFTVSGISFSGRGQNAGFSFVKLKDWDLRRGAELKVGAVAGRAMAEFSKIRNAMVFAFAPPAVVELGQAKGFDFQLLDRGGLGHARLMEIRNQLLGMAARSPAMTKVRPNGLEDVPEYRVDVDWQRAGAQGVPITSIHHTIAAAFGSAYVNDFIHAGRVKRVYVQADAPYRMLPTDLERLHVRNSAGRMVPFSSFASGYWTTGSPKLERFNGFPSINIVGEAAPGRSSGEAMQAMEGFVRELPQGVGYDWQGLSYQERMSRAQAPLLYAFSIFVIFLCLAALYESWPIPIAVLLVLPLGVIGGVIASSLRGLPNDVYFQIGVLTTLGLTTKNAILIVQFAKAGVEQGMGLVEATLEGARLRFRPIVMTSLAFGFGVLPLAVATGAGAGAMNAIGTGVLGGMVTATVLVIIFTPLFFVLVETFIGKAGKGQGTPAAGVFAGMGGLLSGIRERFMAKRAGGRVTGAEETHPSGDR comes from the coding sequence CTGTCGAGATTCTTTCTGGACCGTCCCGTCTTCGCGTGGGTCATCGCCATCATCATGATGGCGGGGGGCGCTCTGGCCATCTACAACCTGCCCATCGCCCAGTACCCGCCGATCGCCCCGCCGTCCATCGCGGTGACGGCATACTACCCGGGGGCCTCGGCCGAAACCGTCGAGAACAGCGTCACCCAGATCATCGAGCAGAAGATGACCGGCTTCGAGCGGATGCTCTACCTCACCGCGACGAGCGACTCGTCCGGGTCGAGCCGCATCGAGCTGGTCTTCGCGCCGGGCACCGACCCCGATCTGGCCTGGGCGCAGGTGCAGAACAAGCTGCAGCTCGCCATGGCGAACCTGCCGGAGGTCGTCAGCAACCAGGGCGTGCGGGTCAGCAAGTCCACCCGCAACTACCTGATGTTCGTGGGCCTGATCTCGGAAGACGGCAGCATGGACGGAAACGACCTGCGCGACTACGCTCAGTCCAACCTGGAAAAAGTGCTCTCCCGGGTCCCCGGCGTGGGCGAGGTGGAGATCTTCGGCAGCCAGTACGCCATGCGGATCTGGCTCAACCCCGACAAGCTCACCAACTACGGGATGACGATCCAGGACGTCATCACCTCCCTCCGGGCCTACAACGTCGAGGTCTCCGCGGGGCAGTTCGGCGGCGCGCCCGCCGTCGAGGGGCAGCGGCTCAACGCCAGCATCATCGTCCAGAGCCTGCTCAAGACGCCCGAGGAGTTCGCCTCCATTCCCCTGCGCACCAACCCCGACGGCTCCGTCGTGCGCGTCCGGGACGTGGGCCGGACGGAATTGGGCACCGAGACCTACGACGTCCAGGCCCGGTTCAACGGCATGCCTGCCGCCGGGATGGCCATCCGCCAGGCCGCCGGGGCCAACGCCCTGCAGACGGCCGACAACGTCAAGGCCAAGATGGAGGAACTGGGCCACTTCTTCCCCAAGGGCATGAAGGTCGTCTACCCCTACGACACGACCCCCTTCGTCCGGGTGGCCATCAAGGAGGTGTTCAAGACGCTCTTCGAGGCGATCGTGCTCGTGTTCCTGGTCATGTACCTGTTCATGGGCAACATGCGGGCCACCCTCATCCCCACGATCGCCGTGCCCGTGGTCATCCTGGGGACCTTTGCGTCCCTGGGGATCTTCGGGTTCTCCATCAACATGCTGACCATGTTCGCCATGGTGCTGGCCATCGGCCTGCTCGTCGACGACGCCATCGTCGTCGTGGAAAACGTGGAGCGGATCATGAGCGAGGAGGGTCTTTCGCCCCGGGAGGCCACGGCGAAGTCCATGGACCAGATCACGAGCGCCCTGATCGGCATCGGTCTCGTGCTCTCGGCGGTGTTCGGCCCCATGGCCTTCTTCCCGGGCTCCACGGGCGTCATCTACCGCCAGTTCTCGGTGACGGTCATCACCGCCATGCTCCTCTCCGTGCTGGTGGCCCTGATCCTCACGCCGGTGCTCTGCGCGACGCTTCTCAAGCCGGTCCCGAAGGGGCACGAGCCGGCGGAGAACGCCGTCTGGTTCCTGCGCCCGTTTTTCCTGCGGTTCGATCGCGCGTTTTTTCAAACCCGGGACCTCTACATGCGCATGGTCCGCCGGTCCATCACGAACAAGCTCCGGTACCTGGCCGTCTTCGTCCTGATCGTCGGCGCCATGGGCATCCTGTTCATGCGGATGCCCACGGCCTACCTGCCCGACGAGGACCAGGGCATTCTCACGGTGCAGGCGCTGCTGCCGGCCAACTCGACCCTGGAGCAGACCGACGCGGTCCTGCGGCGGGTCCGGGACTATTTCCTCGAGAACGAAAAGGACGCGGTCGAGGCCGTGTTCACCGTTTCCGGCATCAGCTTTTCGGGCCGGGGGCAGAACGCGGGGTTCTCCTTCGTCAAGCTCAAGGACTGGGATCTGCGCAGAGGCGCGGAGCTGAAAGTCGGGGCCGTCGCCGGGCGCGCCATGGCGGAATTCTCGAAGATCCGCAACGCCATGGTGTTCGCCTTCGCGCCGCCGGCGGTCGTGGAGCTGGGGCAGGCCAAGGGGTTCGATTTCCAGCTGCTGGACCGCGGCGGCCTGGGACACGCCAGGCTCATGGAGATCCGCAACCAGCTCCTCGGCATGGCGGCCAGGAGCCCCGCGATGACCAAGGTCCGGCCCAACGGCCTGGAGGACGTGCCCGAGTACCGGGTCGACGTGGACTGGCAGAGGGCCGGCGCCCAGGGCGTCCCCATCACCTCGATCCACCACACGATCGCGGCGGCCTTCGGGAGCGCCTACGTCAACGATTTCATCCACGCCGGTCGGGTCAAGCGGGTCTACGTCCAGGCCGACGCCCCCTACCGCATGCTGCCCACGGACCTGGAACGGCTCCACGTGCGCAACAGCGCGGGCCGGATGGTGCCCTTCTCGTCCTTCGCCTCGGGCTACTGGACGACCGGGTCCCCGAAGCTGGAGCGCTTCAACGGCTTCCCGTCGATCAACATCGTGGGCGAGGCGGCGCCGGGCCGGAGTTCCGGCGAGGCGATGCAGGCGATGGAGGGGTTCGTCCGCGAACTGCCCCAGGGCGTCGGGTATGACTGGCAGGGGCTGTCCTACCAGGAGCGGATGTCCAGAGCCCAGGCGCCGCTGCTGTACGCCTTCTCCATCTTCGTGATCTTCCTGTGCCTGGCGGCGCTCTACGAGAGTTGGCCCATCCCGATTGCCGTCCTGCTGGTCCTGCCCCTCGGGGTCATCGGCGGCGTCATCGCATCGAGCCTGCGGGGTCTGCCCAACGACGTCTATTTCCAGATCGGCGTGCTGACCACGCTCGGCCTGACCACCAAGAACGCGATCCTGATCGTCCAGTTCGCCAAGGCGGGCGTCGAGCAGGGGATGGGGCTGGTGGAGGCCACCCTCGAGGGGGCGAGGCTGCGCTTCCGCCCGATCGTCATGACGTCGCTGGCCTTCGGGTTCGGCGTCCTGCCCCTGGCCGTGGCGACCGGCGCCGGGGCGGGCGCCATGAATGCCATCGGCACGGGCGTGCTGGGCGGCATGGTGACGGCCACCGTCCTGGTGATCATTTTCACCCCCCTGTTCTTCGTGCTGGTCGAGACGTTCATCGGGAAAGCCGGGAAGGGTCAGGGGACGCCCGCCGCGGGCGTGTTCGCGGGGATGGGGGGCCTGCTCTCGGGCATCCGGGAACGGTTCATGGCCAAACGGGCCGGCGGGCGGGTCACCGGAGCAGAAGAAACACATCCATCGGGGGATCGATGA
- the purL gene encoding phosphoribosylformylglycinamidine synthase subunit PurL — protein MVNRIEIGFRKNIRDALGEKVRRRIVENLRLDVEQVSTIDVFTIEGALTKAELRQAASGPLSDPVIQRYAVNRGLAESFDWLIEVGFRPGVTDNVGKTATEAIELLIGKRTPLKVYTSRQYVIRGRISRDEAERIASGVLANDLIERYDIVEGKGWDPKKGMKPTVPKVTGVDDPRIAEIDLNVPDAELMAISSRGTLALSLEEMKAIQAYMNDPAVVAARREVGLGPRITDMELEALAQTWSEHCKHKIFNSFITYEEEGGRRLEIDSLFASCIKRSTQEIRERLGADDWCLSVFVDNAGVIKFNDDWNLVFKVETHNSPSALDPYGGALTGIVGVNRDPFGTGKGARLIFNTDVFCFADPFYDRPLPKRILHPRRIFEGVREGVEHGGNKSGIPTVNGCIVFDDRYLGKPLVYCGTAGLMPAEILGEPSHVKSIRPGDLVVMTGGRIGKDGIHGATFSSEELHEDSPVSAVQIGDPITQKKMTDFLLLARDRGLYRAITDNGAGGLSSSVGEMARMSGGVEMDLIHAPLKYAGLAPWEILLSEAQERMSLAVQPENIDEFMALARKMEVEATILGTFTDTGKFHVRYGGKTAAFLDMEFLHEGVPQMRLAAKWVPPRHPEPDIPEPADYGRALRAMLARLNICSKEYVVRQYDHEVQGGSVIKPLVGIANDGPSDAAVIRPVLESTEGVVVANGICPRYSDIDAYHMAACAIDEAVRNAVAVGGSLERLAGLDNFCWCDPVQSEKTPDGHYKLAQLVRANLALYELTRIYGVPCISGKDSMKNDYQIGDTKISIPPTLLFSVIGRIEDVRRAVTMDAKRAGDLVYVLGETKRELGGSEWYALHGFVGNDVPKVDGARALALYRALARAIREGLVASCHDCSDGGLGVALAETAFSGGFGMDVDLAAVPASGIARDDEMLFSESQSRFVVTVRPEKKAAFEEAMAGSALACVGAVTAGGLFRVKGLRGGVILEEKIEDLKEAWQRTLRF, from the coding sequence ATGGTCAACCGGATCGAAATCGGTTTCAGGAAGAACATCCGCGACGCTTTGGGCGAGAAGGTCAGGCGGCGCATCGTCGAGAACCTCCGGCTCGACGTGGAGCAGGTCAGCACCATCGACGTCTTCACCATCGAGGGCGCCCTGACGAAGGCGGAGCTCCGGCAGGCCGCCTCGGGCCCCCTGTCGGACCCCGTGATCCAGCGGTATGCCGTCAACCGCGGCCTGGCCGAGAGCTTCGACTGGCTCATCGAGGTGGGCTTCCGCCCCGGGGTCACGGACAACGTGGGCAAGACGGCCACCGAGGCCATCGAGCTGCTCATCGGCAAGCGCACGCCCCTGAAGGTCTACACGTCCCGGCAGTACGTGATCCGGGGCAGGATCAGCCGGGACGAGGCGGAGCGGATCGCCTCGGGCGTGCTCGCCAACGATCTCATCGAGCGCTACGACATCGTCGAAGGGAAGGGCTGGGACCCGAAAAAGGGCATGAAGCCCACCGTGCCCAAGGTGACGGGCGTCGACGACCCCCGCATCGCGGAGATCGACCTCAACGTGCCCGACGCGGAACTGATGGCCATCAGCAGCCGCGGCACGCTCGCCCTCTCGCTCGAGGAGATGAAGGCCATCCAGGCCTACATGAACGACCCGGCGGTCGTCGCGGCGCGCCGGGAGGTCGGCCTCGGGCCCAGGATCACGGACATGGAGCTCGAGGCCCTCGCCCAGACCTGGTCCGAGCACTGCAAGCACAAGATCTTCAACAGCTTCATCACCTACGAGGAGGAGGGCGGCAGGCGCCTCGAGATCGACTCGCTCTTCGCGAGCTGCATCAAGCGCTCGACGCAGGAGATCCGCGAGCGCCTCGGCGCCGACGACTGGTGCCTCTCGGTCTTCGTGGACAACGCCGGCGTGATCAAGTTCAACGACGACTGGAACCTCGTCTTCAAGGTGGAGACCCACAACTCCCCCTCGGCCCTCGACCCCTACGGCGGGGCGCTCACGGGCATCGTGGGCGTCAACCGCGACCCCTTCGGCACGGGCAAGGGCGCGCGGCTCATCTTCAACACCGACGTCTTCTGCTTCGCCGACCCCTTCTACGACAGGCCGCTGCCGAAGCGGATCCTGCACCCGCGGCGCATCTTCGAGGGCGTGCGCGAGGGCGTCGAGCACGGCGGCAACAAGAGCGGCATCCCCACGGTCAACGGCTGCATCGTCTTCGACGACCGCTACCTCGGCAAGCCTCTGGTGTACTGCGGCACGGCGGGGCTCATGCCCGCCGAGATCCTCGGCGAGCCGAGCCACGTCAAGTCGATCCGGCCGGGGGACCTCGTCGTCATGACCGGGGGCCGCATCGGCAAGGACGGCATCCACGGGGCCACGTTCTCCTCGGAGGAGCTCCACGAGGACTCGCCCGTCTCGGCCGTCCAGATCGGGGACCCCATCACGCAGAAGAAGATGACGGACTTTCTGCTCCTGGCCAGGGACCGCGGCCTGTACCGGGCCATCACCGACAACGGCGCAGGCGGCCTCTCGTCCTCCGTGGGCGAGATGGCGCGGATGTCGGGCGGCGTGGAGATGGACCTGATCCATGCCCCCCTCAAGTACGCGGGCCTCGCCCCCTGGGAGATCCTGCTCTCCGAGGCGCAGGAGCGGATGAGCCTGGCCGTCCAGCCCGAGAACATCGACGAGTTCATGGCGCTGGCCCGCAAGATGGAGGTGGAGGCCACCATCCTGGGCACGTTCACCGACACGGGCAAGTTCCACGTCCGGTACGGCGGCAAGACGGCGGCCTTCCTCGACATGGAATTCCTCCACGAAGGGGTCCCCCAGATGCGGCTTGCCGCGAAGTGGGTCCCCCCGCGGCACCCCGAGCCCGACATCCCCGAGCCCGCCGACTACGGCCGGGCCCTCCGGGCGATGCTTGCGCGCCTCAACATCTGCAGCAAGGAGTACGTCGTGCGCCAGTACGACCACGAGGTCCAGGGCGGCAGCGTCATCAAGCCGCTCGTGGGCATCGCCAACGACGGGCCCAGCGACGCCGCCGTCATCCGCCCGGTGCTCGAGTCCACCGAAGGGGTCGTCGTCGCCAACGGCATCTGCCCGCGCTACAGCGACATCGACGCCTACCACATGGCGGCCTGCGCCATCGACGAGGCCGTGCGCAACGCCGTCGCCGTGGGCGGCTCGCTGGAGAGGCTCGCGGGCCTGGACAACTTCTGCTGGTGCGACCCCGTCCAGTCGGAGAAAACGCCCGACGGCCACTACAAGCTCGCCCAGCTCGTGCGGGCCAACCTCGCCCTCTACGAGCTCACCCGCATCTACGGCGTGCCCTGCATCTCGGGCAAGGACAGCATGAAGAACGACTACCAGATCGGCGACACCAAGATCTCCATCCCGCCCACGCTGCTCTTCTCGGTCATCGGCCGCATCGAGGACGTGCGCAGGGCCGTGACGATGGACGCCAAGCGCGCGGGGGACCTGGTCTACGTGCTCGGCGAGACGAAACGGGAGCTCGGGGGATCCGAGTGGTATGCCCTGCACGGCTTCGTGGGCAACGACGTGCCGAAGGTCGACGGCGCGCGCGCCCTGGCGCTCTACCGGGCCCTGGCGAGGGCCATCCGCGAGGGGCTCGTGGCCTCCTGCCACGACTGCTCCGACGGGGGCCTCGGGGTGGCCCTGGCCGAGACGGCCTTCTCCGGGGGGTTCGGCATGGACGTCGACCTGGCGGCGGTGCCCGCAAGCGGGATCGCCCGCGACGACGAGATGCTCTTCTCCGAGTCGCAGAGCCGCTTTGTCGTCACCGTCCGGCCCGAGAAGAAGGCGGCCTTCGAGGAGGCGATGGCGGGCAGCGCGCTGGCCTGCGTCGGCGCCGTGACGGCCGGGGGCCTCTTCCGGGTGAAGGGCCTGAGGGGCGGCGTGATCCTCGAGGAGAAAATCGAAGATCTGAAGGAAGCATGGCAGAGGACGCTTCGCTTTTAG
- a CDS encoding phosphoribosylformylglycinamidine synthase subunit PurQ: MPRIVKSIVLTGNGTNCEREMAHACRLAGSDEVDIVYIHEILSGEKRLDDYHFLNLPGGFLDGDDLGSAKAAANRIIHARVKGSGEPLREQFLRFIAEGKLILGVCNGFQLMVKLGILPAFDDEFFRQTVTLSFNDSGRFEDRWVWLAVNGKSPCVFTRGLKRVYLPVRHGEGKFMAKSAAVLRRLHRQQQVVVRYCTQDSDKPTMEYPANPNGAVDAIAGICNETGRLFGLMPHPEAYTHFTNHPRWTREELPEEGMGLAFFKNAVQFIRSDEFEQRPVRLAEAG; the protein is encoded by the coding sequence ATGCCGAGAATCGTAAAATCGATTGTGTTGACGGGCAACGGGACGAACTGCGAGCGGGAGATGGCCCACGCCTGCCGGCTTGCGGGGTCGGACGAGGTGGACATCGTCTACATCCATGAGATCCTGAGCGGCGAGAAGCGCCTCGACGATTACCACTTCCTGAACCTGCCCGGCGGGTTCCTCGACGGCGACGACCTGGGCTCGGCCAAGGCGGCCGCCAACCGGATCATCCACGCGAGGGTGAAGGGCAGCGGTGAGCCCCTGCGCGAGCAGTTCCTGCGCTTCATCGCCGAGGGCAAGCTCATCCTCGGCGTGTGCAACGGCTTCCAGCTTATGGTGAAGCTCGGCATCCTGCCCGCATTCGACGACGAATTCTTCAGGCAGACCGTGACGCTTTCCTTCAACGACTCGGGCCGCTTCGAGGACCGCTGGGTGTGGCTTGCGGTCAACGGGAAGTCGCCCTGCGTCTTCACGCGGGGGCTCAAGAGGGTCTACCTCCCCGTGCGCCACGGCGAGGGGAAGTTCATGGCCAAAAGCGCCGCGGTCCTCAGGCGCCTGCACCGGCAGCAGCAGGTGGTCGTGCGCTACTGCACGCAGGACAGCGACAAACCCACCATGGAATACCCCGCCAACCCCAACGGGGCCGTCGACGCGATCGCCGGGATCTGCAACGAGACGGGGCGCCTCTTCGGCCTGATGCCACACCCCGAGGCCTACACCCACTTCACGAACCACCCCCGCTGGACGCGGGAGGAGCTCCCCGAGGAGGGGATGGGGCTGGCTTTTTTCAAGAACGCGGTGCAGTTCATCCGCAGCGACGAGTTCGAGCAGAGGCCCGTGCGGCTCGCAGAGGCTGGGTAG
- a CDS encoding oxidoreductase, with protein sequence MSDTFKALVLRKEGDRVRHAVEELTVGDLPEGDVLVAVEYSSLNYKDAMAVTGTGTIVRTYPMVPGIDLAGTVLESKSPFYREGDKVVLTGWSVGERFWGGYTQRARVNSNWLVPLPEGLSTLHAMAIGTAGFTAMLCIMTLEEAGVKPGGGTVLVTGAAGGVGSVAVAVLANLGYRVAVLTAPGQEDTHEYLQDLGATDFVAGPEWSEMPRPLESQRWAGAIDTVGGRVLARVLAEMNYGGCVANCGLAGSSDLPTTVMPFILRAVSLRGVDSVMCPIPRRKAAWSRLVRDLPAGALEKITPGIIPLADVPRYAADLLAGKVRGRLVVGVRA encoded by the coding sequence ATGTCCGACACGTTCAAGGCATTGGTGCTGCGGAAGGAGGGCGACAGGGTCCGGCACGCCGTCGAGGAGTTGACGGTCGGCGATCTTCCCGAGGGCGACGTTCTCGTGGCCGTCGAGTATTCCTCGCTGAACTACAAGGACGCCATGGCCGTCACCGGCACGGGGACGATCGTCCGCACGTACCCGATGGTGCCGGGCATCGACCTGGCGGGCACCGTCCTGGAGTCGAAGTCCCCGTTCTACAGGGAGGGCGACAAGGTCGTCCTCACGGGCTGGAGCGTGGGTGAGCGCTTCTGGGGCGGCTATACCCAGAGGGCCCGCGTCAATTCCAACTGGCTCGTCCCGCTGCCGGAAGGCCTGAGCACGCTCCACGCCATGGCCATCGGCACGGCCGGTTTCACGGCCATGCTGTGCATCATGACGCTCGAGGAGGCGGGGGTCAAGCCCGGCGGCGGAACGGTCCTCGTGACCGGCGCGGCCGGCGGTGTGGGCAGCGTGGCCGTGGCGGTCCTGGCGAATCTGGGCTACCGGGTCGCCGTCCTGACGGCGCCCGGCCAGGAGGACACGCACGAATACCTGCAGGACCTCGGCGCCACGGACTTCGTCGCCGGGCCGGAGTGGTCCGAGATGCCCCGGCCGCTGGAGAGCCAGCGATGGGCCGGTGCGATCGACACGGTGGGCGGCAGGGTCCTCGCCCGGGTGCTGGCCGAGATGAACTACGGCGGCTGCGTGGCGAACTGCGGGCTTGCCGGCAGCTCCGATCTGCCCACGACGGTGATGCCCTTCATCCTGCGGGCCGTGAGCCTTCGCGGCGTCGACTCCGTGATGTGCCCGATCCCGCGGCGCAAGGCGGCCTGGTCCAGGCTGGTGCGTGACCTGCCGGCAGGGGCGCTCGAGAAGATCACCCCCGGCATCATCCCCCTTGCCGACGTCCCCCGGTACGCCGCCGATCTCCTGGCCGGGAAGGTCCGCGGGCGTCTCGTTGTCGGCGTGAGGGCGTGA
- a CDS encoding sigma-54-dependent Fis family transcriptional regulator — translation MGTQVSKIPRKKILVVDDEVNMRLVLKAMLTKEGYEVETAADGLEALALLRRHDVTACVTDLKMPKLDGMGLLSRMAEEYPSIPVILITAHGTVATAVDALKKGAFDYITKPFDQEELKRVIGKAVKTRVLSDEEIHLAPAEIDRSEIVGSSPHMAKIFEIIRKVAPTTTTILITGETGTGKELVANAIHAGSPRKLNPFIKINCSAIAENLIESELFGYEKGAFTGAVSSKPGRFELAHKGTLFLDEIGDLPREMQVKLLRVIQDHEFERVGGIQTIKVDVRLVAATNRNLQQDVREGRFREDLFYRLNVMPIHVPPLRERKEDIPALLDYFIGKFNRKLDRRIAGADPEVVDLLMDHDWPGNIRELENLTERLVLMARGERIVMGDVPAELIEAVEARTQAGAPDEKRSIKDLIREKTEDIEKQMILRALEECEGNISKAARQLGLSRRGLHLKLAKYSLR, via the coding sequence ATGGGAACGCAAGTGTCCAAAATTCCGAGGAAAAAGATCCTCGTCGTCGACGACGAGGTCAACATGCGCCTCGTGCTCAAGGCGATGCTGACCAAGGAGGGCTACGAGGTCGAGACCGCGGCCGACGGTCTCGAGGCCCTCGCCCTGCTCAGGCGCCACGACGTGACGGCCTGCGTGACCGATCTCAAGATGCCGAAGCTCGACGGCATGGGTCTCCTGAGCCGCATGGCAGAGGAATACCCGTCCATCCCCGTCATCCTCATCACGGCACACGGGACCGTCGCCACGGCCGTGGATGCCCTCAAGAAGGGGGCCTTTGACTACATCACGAAGCCCTTCGACCAGGAGGAGCTCAAGCGTGTGATCGGCAAGGCCGTGAAGACGCGGGTGCTGAGCGACGAGGAGATCCATCTGGCGCCGGCCGAGATCGACCGCAGCGAGATCGTGGGGTCGAGCCCGCACATGGCGAAGATCTTCGAGATCATCCGGAAGGTGGCCCCGACGACGACGACGATCCTCATCACCGGCGAGACGGGGACCGGGAAGGAGCTCGTGGCCAACGCGATCCACGCCGGCAGCCCCCGGAAGCTCAACCCCTTCATCAAGATCAACTGCTCGGCGATCGCCGAGAATCTCATCGAGAGCGAGCTGTTCGGCTACGAAAAGGGCGCCTTCACGGGAGCCGTCTCCAGCAAGCCCGGGCGCTTCGAGCTCGCGCACAAGGGGACGCTCTTCCTCGACGAGATCGGCGATTTGCCCCGGGAGATGCAGGTGAAGCTCCTGCGGGTGATCCAGGACCACGAGTTCGAGCGCGTCGGCGGCATCCAGACGATCAAGGTGGACGTCCGGCTCGTGGCGGCCACCAACCGCAACCTCCAGCAGGACGTCAGGGAGGGCCGTTTCCGGGAGGACCTGTTCTACCGCCTCAACGTCATGCCGATCCACGTCCCGCCCCTGCGGGAGCGCAAGGAGGACATCCCGGCCCTGCTCGATTACTTCATCGGGAAGTTCAACCGCAAGCTCGACCGCCGGATCGCCGGCGCGGACCCCGAGGTCGTGGATCTCCTGATGGATCACGACTGGCCCGGCAACATCCGTGAGCTGGAGAACCTCACCGAGCGGCTCGTCCTCATGGCCCGGGGCGAGAGGATCGTCATGGGCGACGTCCCCGCGGAACTCATCGAGGCCGTCGAGGCCCGAACGCAGGCCGGCGCGCCGGACGAGAAGCGGTCCATCAAGGATCTCATCCGGGAGAAGACGGAGGACATCGAGAAGCAGATGATCCTCCGGGCGCTCGAGGAGTGCGAGGGCAACATCTCGAAGGCGGCCCGGCAGCTGGGTCTGAGCCGCCGGGGCCTGCATCTGAAGCTGGCAAAATACAGTCTCCGCTGA
- a CDS encoding efflux transporter outer membrane subunit — protein sequence MNRRLIVLLGLTVLCAAGCSLAPTYSRPEAPVPAAWPGAAQQAGKPGEAAADVPWKDFFVDEKLRQVIGMALANNRDLRVAALQVERTQALYRVQRVELLPTVNAGAAFSKERVPGILSGSGQPRTTEYYSVSAGVSAWEIDLFGRIRNLSDAALEQYLATGQARAGAQIALIAEVAFVYLALAADRENLELARATLETQLQTYEMIRKRAEVGASSELDLRQAQTRVDAARVDIARYAAQAALDENALRLLVGSPVPPELLPGALDEVAEPRDFTPGLPSEVLQRRPDIVAAEHQLKAAHANIGAARAAFFPRITLTTSIGTASDQLSGLFASGSETWSFVPRIVVPIFDARTWAAYDVTKVDREIALARYERAIQAGFREVADALAQRATLGEQLEAQRSLVEASEVSYRLSDARYKRGIDSYLRVLDAQRSLYGARQGLIAVRLARLANLVTLYKVLGGGAF from the coding sequence ATGAACAGACGGCTGATCGTCTTGCTGGGCCTGACCGTCCTGTGCGCGGCGGGGTGTTCCCTGGCGCCGACCTACTCCCGGCCCGAGGCGCCCGTTCCCGCCGCCTGGCCGGGCGCCGCGCAGCAGGCGGGCAAGCCGGGGGAGGCCGCCGCCGACGTGCCGTGGAAGGATTTCTTCGTCGACGAAAAACTGCGGCAGGTCATCGGCATGGCGCTTGCCAACAACCGCGACCTGCGCGTGGCCGCCCTGCAGGTCGAGCGGACGCAGGCCCTGTACCGCGTCCAGCGCGTCGAGCTGCTGCCGACCGTGAACGCCGGCGCGGCCTTCAGCAAGGAACGGGTCCCCGGCATCCTGTCGGGCAGCGGCCAGCCGAGGACCACGGAGTACTACAGCGTCAGCGCGGGCGTCAGCGCCTGGGAGATCGACCTCTTCGGCCGCATCCGGAACCTAAGCGACGCGGCGCTCGAGCAGTACCTCGCCACGGGGCAGGCCCGCGCGGGCGCGCAGATCGCGCTGATCGCCGAGGTGGCCTTTGTGTACCTCGCCCTTGCCGCCGACCGCGAGAACCTCGAACTCGCCCGGGCGACCCTCGAGACGCAGCTGCAGACCTACGAGATGATCCGGAAGCGAGCCGAGGTGGGCGCCTCCTCCGAGCTGGACCTGCGCCAGGCCCAGACCCGGGTGGACGCGGCGCGGGTCGACATCGCCCGCTACGCGGCCCAGGCGGCCCTCGATGAGAATGCGCTGAGGCTCCTGGTCGGCTCCCCTGTGCCCCCGGAACTTCTGCCCGGTGCCCTCGACGAGGTGGCGGAGCCAAGGGACTTCACCCCGGGCCTGCCCTCCGAGGTGCTGCAGCGCCGGCCGGACATCGTCGCGGCCGAGCACCAGCTCAAGGCGGCCCATGCGAACATCGGCGCGGCCCGGGCGGCCTTCTTTCCCCGCATCACGCTCACCACGAGCATCGGCACGGCGAGCGATCAGCTCTCCGGGCTCTTCGCGTCGGGCTCCGAGACCTGGTCCTTCGTGCCGCGGATCGTCGTGCCGATTTTCGACGCCCGCACGTGGGCGGCCTACGACGTGACGAAGGTGGACCGGGAGATCGCCCTGGCCCGGTACGAACGGGCGATCCAGGCGGGGTTCCGGGAAGTGGCCGACGCCCTGGCCCAGCGTGCAACCCTGGGGGAGCAGCTCGAGGCCCAGCGGTCGCTCGTGGAGGCCTCCGAAGTGAGCTACCGCCTCTCCGATGCGCGCTACAAGCGCGGGATCGACAGTTATCTGCGCGTCCTGGACGCGCAGCGCTCGCTCTACGGCGCCAGGCAGGGGCTCATCGCCGTCCGCCTGGCCCGCCTTGCCAACCTGGTGACGCTCTACAAGGTGCTGGGCGGAGGGGCATTCTAA